The genome window TATTGTAGTATTTGGATGGTGGAGACCTAGTGCCCAATACACCATTCCACTGACATGTGGGTCATTGGTCCCCTTGTGGCCTTGGCATGTTGTATGTCAAACTATTTGAAGGGGTATGATTTTAAATTCTGCGTCGATCATACGAGTCATTCTCAGTTCGCGCGTGAGACAATACTCAAGTTAAACCAAATGGATAACTTTCTCGATCTTGCGCTGACTAAACAGATGTGCTCCAAGTCACGCGCGAGGTCAGGACCAAGACAATATCAGTTTTGACACTTAGCTCCTATGACAAAAGACCTGGCTTCCTTAACCTTGCACCGGCTACGCGGGATCACGGGATGTACCCGGGGTCGCGCGGAGGAAAGAAGCGCTGGTAAACATCGGACGAGTACGAATGGTACAAGTGGCAGAGCAGTGGGCCAATAAGCAATCAACAGGCTGTATCCGATGGTACAAGTGGACGAGTACCAAGGCATGTTTTGCTACAGTTTCTTAGAAATTAAGGTGTTAAAAAAACCAAAGTAGTATAAAGTGTTGAACCGGCTATCTATAGTGtcaaaaatgaaaaatcagttccaagATTATGATGATTTTCAAAAACTGGTTCTTGATGTTATATCTGGTCCGGTCCATTAGTGTCGAATTATGACACAATCCATTAACATGAAATAATTCAACACGAAACTAAATGGGTTAGTGTTTAGGTAAACGGGTTGAGGTCATGAACGGGTTAACACACATAAGACATGATTAAAAATGTGTGTAGATTGGTTAAACCCGCTTAACTTGTTTATGGCGCGCAGAATGTTTTTAACTTGTCATGACAATACACGTTTatgacaagtttatcaaaaacatGGTTCTACAGTTTTATTATAGCTTTacaatttttagaaaattttatttatcatgttaattgttatataatttttttaatcgTGTTAAACATGACGTGTCATTCGTTGACTAAACTACTTATATTTAATCGTTTTAAACATGCCACTTTATGTCATTCATGTTATCGAACTAGTCACATGTAATGCCGTTAAAAGAGTCATATCATGTAACCCACTTATCAAACATATCCCATACTAGTGTTACGAAAATAACACGTTTAGCAAAATCTGTCGTGTTCAGCTTCATCGGTCGTGTGTAAACTTAAGTGCTGTATTCAAGCCATTTAAGACAACACAACATGTTTTACCACATCTAGGTCCATAACCTAACCATTCTAGAATAATTTTTCAAACTTAAAGCGACCCTCTTTGTTTGTCTTTTCAAAATCTGAAAACTTGTAACATTGTTCTTCGCCAAACGTCACTTCAGTCTAGACAAGCTTTTGATTGTGATATCTTGAAAATCTTGTTTCACATTGATGGCAAAACCGGGTCGCAATTGATTGATAAAAAAAATCATGTTGCATGACAACCATATTCAGTTCATGATTCTCGGGTCAAAACCAGACCAGTTCAGAACCGAACCGATCTAAACCAGACCAATTACGGTCTAGAGCCGGTTGGCTTCCACCCATGAACCGAATACAAACCTTGGTTCAGTCCGGACCTACTTTTAGCACACCCTTAATTCATTTAAGGGACCATACATTGTAAAGTGGGCATCAATGGCAGCATAACCCAACCATAATTTGACATTAAACAAGCAACAACCCATTTGTCCCAAGTTTACAAGGCTCCTAACAAAGTCAACAAACCTTTCTCAACTTCAAAAGATTTCACTATACATTTTTAACAGGTCTTAGATAATAGCACTTAATTGGTCTCTTCCAACAAACGGGTCGACTTATTTTACGACAGTTATTACTACACAAACGCATCAAGGTACCCGTACCTATGTCGTTTGTTAAACTGTAGCAGGCTGGCATAAGTCCGGTCCCACACTCCAACGTAAAGCGTTTCATCATCAGGGCTAAGAGATACACCAGATATTTCACCGAAGAAATCAATTTCTTGCCGTTTTTCATAGTTTAATTTGGTGTTGTAGACGTGAACGAAATCTGCAGGCTCCGCAACCACCAAAAACTGCCCGTCTGATGAAAAACGAACCGACCGAACCGCACCCATGTTGCCTTTAAGAACCGAAAGCGGTTCTGAAAGATTTCTTATGTCCCATACTCTGCAAGTCTTGTCTTGATTGCCTGTTGCAAAGATTTTTCCGTCTGGATGCCATGCGGATGCAAATGAATAGTCCAGGTGGCCTTCCACTGTGGCAACCGTCTGCGAAAGGAAAACGATGTCattatttgaaaaagaaaattatgaaaaataatatattaaaaagttATTGTAAAATTGTTATATCCACAAGTTCTTGCCTTTCCACTTGTAGAGTCTACAAGCAATCCATCGAGATTGTCACCGACTACAGTTATGAGCTTGCGATCTGGGCTCAAGGATGTATGCTGCAACAAAAAAACAATAATGCGTCGAAAACTTGGACTGTGTTTTATCTCTAACGGGTCAAACGgattagtttaaaaaaaactaCAAAGGCTATACTATAATATAATACATATAAGAACGGCAAAAAGGTAATTTTACATAATTTAAAGGGTTTAACTAGTAATACAACTTTTAAAACATCCGCAATCCTTTACAACATATTGTTGACTTTTAAAccaactacccccccccccccattttaaacgaccataactttttcatacattaataccTTTTAAAGAAAAGGTTGCACCATAAAAAACGAGCATTTTATTATCTTTAATTTAAGTATGGTATTGCTATagttttataattaaaaaaataacatgtTACGTTATTACAAGTGTCTATGTTTCTCGCTGCATCGCACAGGCACCCCTATGGTATATTCATATGCATAAAACTTTCTATATAACTTTATTAGAGAAAAAAAAGTTCAGGTATTATTACTGGTAATAATAGCCTTTTGAAATAACATTGAACACACTAATTTTGTATAATCTTCTAAAAAAAGTGTTTCAGTGTTTGCAGGTCAACCAAACCCGACCAAAACCTTTTTTGGCTCAGGCTGAAAGTATCaatgttttgacccgaaccagcATGGCCCGTTCAATTTAAGAAACTCACATTCACTGGCCAAGGGAAACGGAAATGATTCACGAGCTGAAATCCATCCATATCATACTCCCTCAAACCACAATCGTTGTTCGATGCCATAAAATGCATTCCACCACTACAAATTAACAGTAATAAAAGAGTCAACATACCGACATGTGCATATATTGCCATTTTTGTACAAGGTTTGTTTCTCCGCATCATAATTcatatagagtaaaatgccatttcgtCCCTTATGTTTGAGAATTTTTGCGACtatcgtccaaaggtttgtttctccgcatctggatccaaaaggtttaaaatcttgccaatTTCATCCAgcccgttaactccatccattttctttgttaagtcaggggtatttccgtttttttgttaacttaaagggcaattcagtctttttcactttatgtacaaagaCCGAATACCCTTGAAACAGACCGAactgccctttaagttaacaaaaggACGGAAATATccctgacttaacgaagaaaaatggatggagttaaagAGCCGGATGAAAattgcaagatttcaaaccttttggatccagatgcagaaaaacaaacctttggacgaaagtcgcaaaacaggccaaacctcagggacaaaatgGCGTTTTACTCTAATTCATAGTTACCTCAAGGTATCGTATATCTCAATAGCATTTGTTATGGCATTGTCTTCATAAGTTGTTCTTGTACAAAAGCTCACTCCCTGTTTATCCAATCTCTGCATAATTCGATAAAATCAAGAAATGATCACTAAAACATGCAGAATATATAAATCACAAAATATATTTAACTGTACAGTTGTATGATAATATTACCTTACACGCGAGTTCTCCTTGAAAGCCTCCTGCAACAAGAAACTCATCATTGACCGCTAGTGTACTGATCTGAGTTTGTGTGAAGCCTTCCAACAAACTTCCAGCATGTTTCTGAGAGCCGCAAAATATATATCAGCACAGAAGAATGACGATAAGGTTTAAAATTAATATCGGAAACGTTATGATGGAAATATCGTACCTCAGTAGGCGCCACGTGCCCAGAAAAATTAAGAATTTCTGTTAAGTTTTGTGATAATGACGACCAATGCATGATCGAGTAGTTAGACATAAGATATACATCATGCTTCGAAGTGGCCCATACCAGGTTCCTTAACTGTACGCAATCCACAATGTTTAAAAATAGCAAACACGTTTATAGATCAACCTTGTGTCCCATGCTAcgtttagggcttttgattaaaTATCGATCTAATAGAAAACAAATTCATGAAAAAACGGAATGTTAAGAACCTGAAAGTGAAGGATTGTAGGCTTCACTGATCGCGTATTATGGAAGAACTCATAGTAGTTTCCACCCTTTGACTTTTGTTTACATTTCTACACACATAATAAAATTGCCATGATATCAAATATCAATAAGTGGTAAACGCAATCATTTTTATTAGGGCTACAAACGAACCAAAATTTCAGTGAACAGTTTAtgaaccgtttggcgggaagttcgtttgtgttggTTCaattaataaatgaacgaacacgaacaaaaaactTCGttaacgaacatgaacagaggccccattcgtgaacgttcggtaatgtgttcgtttATATTCGTTTATGTTCAGTACCTAATATTAGGTTATTTTCGATTGTTTTTTGAGACATTATGTATGATTAACAAGATTATGTTAAGTGCCCAATTATGTTTGGTTAATTAGGTTAGTACAGTTTGGGTGGATCAACTTAATGTCTACGATGAAAGATGCCAATTTTATTCGAGATTTAAGAaatgttcgtttgtgtttaaatctgttcatgaacgcttgtttgtgtttgtATGTATTCGGTCCTTATATATCGTATTAACAATCGAAATATGATCGAAAGGAAAAATCTCTATCTGAGTTTGTGTTCATCAACCCTCGCTTGTGTTCGTTTCAGTTCATGAACGCTTGTTCGTGTTCATGAGCGTTTGTTTGTGTTCGGTACCtaaaacgaacacgaacatagaatctcgttcggtaagcgtTCATGAATTGTTCGTGAACACAtgtatttccttaacaaacgaacacgaacaaggccttgttggTGTTCTTTCGATTCATTTGCAGCCCTAATTTTTATAAATGCAAGAAGTAAGATTATACCTTATCGACAGCGTCACCCGACAAGGGAATATTCTCGTAGTTTCTGTACTGTTCGAGCCTTGTGCGTCTATAACTCTCTCTTGTTATATTCAACCTGTCCCATGGAATGCCTTGGATATCCTTCCCGGTTCTTGCTTGAGCCGAGGACGTATCCGTCACCTTTGTAAGCTATTAAACATTAAAACTTTGAAAATCGAGCATATTACACTACATATAATGTTAGATTATGGAATAAACCTAAACCGACAGGCACCCTATGGTTATATTAACGGCAGAAAAGACTGAAATCAGACTGACCATATCGTAATCATCAAGATTTTGATCTCCATCACCGTTTTCTTCCTCGTCCACATCGTCTACGAAATCCGACATGTCCCCTTCTTCCGCCATGTAATCTACTTGATCAGCCTCGTTGTGTGGCATCAAATCCACCGCGATTCAACCTGCTTCGTCTTCCTCAAACAATCTAAGCAAGCGGTAGACACCCGAATAAAATGAGATTGAACTTAACCTCCTTGTaaaaaaaaacccccaaaaaaaaaaaattaaggtcTTTAACAAACCCAAAAACTAAAATCCCAACTCTAAATCAAAGTTTTCAACTTCAATTAGACAAATTCCAATAAACAATCTAAATCAAAACTATATACagtaaaaaaatgaaacaaaAAGGGGCATCTTTCATTGAGGCATTaaatcaaacacttggtgtgcatgtaAACTCAAGAGCTAAAATCACTTCCAAAACAAGCAAAAACAAACATACTACGTCCCCAATTTAACATCTGCACAAGAAACCCTACAGGCTAAACAATAAACAGCCTCTATTTCACAAATCAAGCGACGAACGAGAAAACCCTAGTGAGAAATTGCATAAATCAAGGATCCAAAACAAACCCAGAAAGGGGGCAAGGGTTGAAATCAAAACAGCAAGTGAAAGAAACAGAGGTAAAAAATAGTTTTGGGGGGGCGGGGGGTTATGGGGGTTTGAGCGGACGCACCTGatgtgaagaagaaggaagatcctTTAGGGTCTTGTTTTCTGCAACAGATTTAAGGGATCAATCAGCTCAATCTCTCCTCCAGCTGTGtgttaaagaaaaagaaagcccCACAAGTCTATCTCCAACATTAAACCCCATCTACTATAAATCAACAACGGTGGATTTTTTGTATACATTATTATTTCACTTTTTTCAAATACATACACATTAATGGTATATCCTATATCATATCATATGTCATATGTCATATATTGTAATATTGTAATGTAATACTAGGTGGACACCCGTTCAATGGACACGAGTACATCGTAAATATTAAATGTAAACCTACGTTTATATGT of Helianthus annuus cultivar XRQ/B chromosome 1, HanXRQr2.0-SUNRISE, whole genome shotgun sequence contains these proteins:
- the LOC110876939 gene encoding uncharacterized WD repeat-containing protein C2A9.03 isoform X1, with amino-acid sequence MPHNEADQVDYMAEEGDMSDFVDDVDEEENGDGDQNLDDYDMLTKVTDTSSAQARTGKDIQGIPWDRLNITRESYRRTRLEQYRNYENIPLSGDAVDKKCKQKSKGGNYYEFFHNTRSVKPTILHFQLRNLVWATSKHDVYLMSNYSIMHWSSLSQNLTEILNFSGHVAPTEKHAGSLLEGFTQTQISTLAVNDEFLVAGGFQGELACKRLDKQGVSFCTRTTYEDNAITNAIEIYDTLSGGMHFMASNNDCGLREYDMDGFQLVNHFRFPWPVNHTSLSPDRKLITVVGDNLDGLLVDSTSGKTVATVEGHLDYSFASAWHPDGKIFATGNQDKTCRVWDIRNLSEPLSVLKGNMGAVRSVRFSSDGQFLVVAEPADFVHVYNTKLNYEKRQEIDFFGEISGVSLSPDDETLYVGVWDRTYASLLQFNKRHRYGYLDAFV
- the LOC110876939 gene encoding uncharacterized WD repeat-containing protein C2A9.03 isoform X2, encoding MPHNEADQVDYMAEEGDMSDFVDDVDEEENGDGDQNLDDYDMVTDTSSAQARTGKDIQGIPWDRLNITRESYRRTRLEQYRNYENIPLSGDAVDKKCKQKSKGGNYYEFFHNTRSVKPTILHFQLRNLVWATSKHDVYLMSNYSIMHWSSLSQNLTEILNFSGHVAPTEKHAGSLLEGFTQTQISTLAVNDEFLVAGGFQGELACKRLDKQGVSFCTRTTYEDNAITNAIEIYDTLSGGMHFMASNNDCGLREYDMDGFQLVNHFRFPWPVNHTSLSPDRKLITVVGDNLDGLLVDSTSGKTVATVEGHLDYSFASAWHPDGKIFATGNQDKTCRVWDIRNLSEPLSVLKGNMGAVRSVRFSSDGQFLVVAEPADFVHVYNTKLNYEKRQEIDFFGEISGVSLSPDDETLYVGVWDRTYASLLQFNKRHRYGYLDAFV